From Actinoplanes oblitus, a single genomic window includes:
- a CDS encoding AAA domain-containing protein, whose amino-acid sequence MQEGETVRFRVPEFIDLPEPQLWQSKQPPTRLLVKLKEGIAGLKEAGLAHDLAAGRLTPAPSHPPHVSDFTPAQDAALAACRGRGVHLVWGPPGTGKTRVLTEAIDALVRDGKRVLLVSATNIAVDNALLGAVKSKRHRQGHLLRVGPPHHPEVLEHPEVCLPVLVERRLTAVSQERAGIEQRLVEIRRERGELARLERELDGFDPDAYHSARRAAAAAAAVPQLASDLSKSQEARRVAQLRLADATAAHDDAETRWLALEPARQAYSEIDRLQREIEELVTAADGQAARCLQASHAADLIDTEICDLVGTRRFPRIRDRGRLKKLAADQEQAVARAQEATLRAREAKDLVKRQQHRFEVRKEQLTTTAGCSRSDLRDAQTALLEARRELERSASLVKEITDSRDSAQQRLLAAEAASPTDAQRAFVADADRRNLVTLDAQMRVLRTRLNASEGDWGRLEAQYAKVQEQFTRLSRDAEGEIIRSARLVATTLARLRISKPLMDGPYDVVLVDEVGAANLPEVLLAVSRAGQAAVLFGDFMQLGAIIDNREVSKTDRSDVQKWLIPDVFMHCGITSANDADRHPGCTMLDVQHRFGPQIMGLANAVAYDGRLKAGKSVRPHVESDPEILLVNVDGLGEIGRVRSDGPFKGWWPAGALLARVLADFHQSRGERTGIVTPYGRQVEATLEALRDHETGSSLVTEVGTAHRFQGREFPIVIFDMVEDEYDTRWMAEASLTKNLFLRDGIRLFNVAITRTQHRLYLIGSWKRIEDAAVGTPFGYIAELIRTKRARVIHANHLVAPTSTPDDDLAHLAGSFTGELAELLAEHVRVEDIHDEQTFFDVFADHIAAARQSIWLWAPWTTNRVKSVLPLLQDAVDRGVRITLFVRDPGDKTQGEPKHQKFLADLRAVLHTVVEVNVMHQKIVVIDEQMTLLGSLNVLSQSWTREVMVAMRGAHFARKLLEHEHSADFSRQPPCGACGSSRVDLRRRRNGKWYWRCYAETCPKRTPSGRGGWTQDIVLGSRPAARGAASP is encoded by the coding sequence GTGCAGGAAGGCGAGACGGTTCGATTCCGGGTTCCCGAGTTCATCGACCTGCCCGAGCCGCAACTCTGGCAGAGCAAACAGCCGCCCACCCGGCTGCTCGTCAAGCTCAAGGAGGGCATCGCCGGGCTGAAAGAGGCCGGCCTGGCACATGATCTTGCAGCAGGGCGGCTTACTCCGGCGCCCAGCCATCCGCCGCACGTCAGTGACTTCACTCCCGCCCAGGACGCGGCCCTTGCAGCATGTCGCGGGCGCGGAGTCCATCTCGTGTGGGGCCCACCCGGAACCGGGAAAACCCGCGTACTTACCGAGGCGATAGATGCGCTGGTCCGCGACGGCAAAAGGGTCCTGCTCGTCTCCGCGACCAACATCGCCGTGGACAACGCTTTGCTCGGCGCGGTGAAAAGCAAACGACATCGTCAAGGCCACCTGCTCCGGGTCGGCCCACCGCATCATCCCGAAGTTCTCGAACACCCCGAGGTTTGTTTGCCGGTGCTGGTCGAGCGGCGGCTGACGGCGGTCAGTCAGGAACGCGCCGGCATCGAGCAACGCTTGGTGGAGATCCGGAGAGAGCGAGGCGAACTGGCTCGCCTGGAGCGAGAGCTTGATGGCTTCGATCCAGACGCCTATCACAGTGCGAGGCGTGCTGCGGCTGCCGCTGCCGCGGTTCCTCAGCTGGCATCTGACCTGTCGAAGAGCCAGGAGGCTCGTCGTGTCGCGCAGCTCCGGTTAGCGGACGCGACAGCGGCTCACGACGATGCAGAGACTCGGTGGCTTGCTCTCGAGCCGGCTCGCCAGGCCTACTCGGAGATCGACCGTCTCCAGCGAGAGATTGAGGAACTCGTTACGGCCGCTGACGGTCAAGCTGCTCGCTGCCTGCAAGCTAGCCATGCGGCGGACCTGATCGACACCGAAATCTGTGATCTCGTAGGCACTCGTCGTTTTCCGCGGATCCGTGATCGCGGCCGGCTGAAGAAGCTGGCAGCCGACCAGGAACAGGCCGTGGCGCGGGCGCAGGAAGCCACTCTGCGGGCGCGTGAGGCGAAAGATCTAGTAAAGCGCCAACAGCACCGGTTCGAGGTCCGAAAGGAGCAGCTGACGACCACTGCCGGTTGCAGTCGCTCGGACCTCCGGGATGCTCAGACGGCGTTGTTGGAGGCACGTCGGGAATTGGAACGGTCGGCTTCCTTGGTCAAGGAGATCACCGACAGTCGCGACAGTGCCCAGCAGCGTCTCCTCGCCGCAGAGGCCGCATCGCCGACAGACGCACAGCGCGCATTCGTCGCCGACGCAGACCGTCGGAATCTGGTGACTCTCGATGCGCAGATGCGTGTCTTGCGCACCCGGCTCAACGCTTCCGAAGGTGACTGGGGGCGCCTCGAAGCCCAGTACGCCAAGGTGCAGGAGCAATTCACGCGGCTGAGCCGAGATGCTGAAGGCGAAATCATCCGTAGCGCACGCCTGGTCGCGACCACCCTTGCCCGGCTCCGGATTAGTAAACCGCTCATGGACGGACCGTACGACGTCGTGCTGGTCGACGAGGTCGGCGCCGCGAACCTTCCCGAGGTGCTGCTCGCGGTATCTCGCGCGGGCCAGGCAGCCGTTCTCTTCGGCGATTTCATGCAGCTCGGTGCCATCATCGACAACAGAGAGGTCAGCAAGACGGACCGATCTGACGTGCAGAAGTGGCTGATTCCGGACGTATTCATGCATTGCGGGATCACCTCCGCGAACGACGCCGACCGGCATCCCGGCTGCACCATGCTCGATGTGCAGCATCGCTTCGGACCGCAGATCATGGGGCTGGCCAATGCGGTTGCCTACGATGGCCGCCTCAAAGCTGGCAAGTCTGTCCGGCCCCATGTCGAGAGCGACCCGGAGATCTTGCTGGTGAATGTCGACGGTCTTGGGGAGATAGGGCGTGTGCGAAGCGACGGGCCATTCAAGGGCTGGTGGCCCGCCGGCGCACTCCTTGCTCGTGTGCTGGCCGACTTCCACCAAAGCCGCGGGGAGCGAACGGGCATCGTGACGCCGTACGGGCGGCAGGTCGAAGCAACACTCGAAGCGCTCAGAGATCACGAGACTGGGAGTTCCCTTGTCACCGAGGTGGGTACAGCCCACCGTTTCCAGGGGCGCGAGTTCCCGATCGTCATCTTCGACATGGTTGAAGACGAATACGACACCCGCTGGATGGCCGAGGCCAGCCTCACCAAGAACCTCTTCCTGCGGGATGGGATCCGGTTGTTCAACGTGGCAATCACTCGAACCCAACACCGGCTCTACCTGATCGGGAGCTGGAAACGTATCGAGGACGCTGCGGTGGGAACGCCCTTCGGATACATCGCTGAACTCATCCGGACGAAGCGTGCCCGGGTAATCCACGCCAATCATCTGGTCGCTCCGACGTCGACCCCAGACGACGATCTGGCGCACCTTGCGGGATCTTTCACTGGCGAGTTAGCCGAGCTCCTGGCCGAGCATGTCCGTGTCGAGGACATCCACGACGAGCAGACGTTTTTTGATGTCTTCGCTGATCACATTGCCGCTGCACGGCAGTCGATCTGGCTATGGGCGCCTTGGACTACCAACCGGGTCAAGTCCGTCTTGCCGCTGCTGCAAGACGCTGTCGACCGGGGCGTGCGCATCACCCTTTTCGTCCGTGACCCAGGCGACAAGACGCAGGGCGAGCCGAAGCACCAGAAATTCTTGGCCGACCTCCGCGCCGTCCTTCACACCGTCGTCGAGGTCAACGTAATGCACCAGAAGATCGTCGTCATCGACGAACAGATGACGCTGCTAGGAAGCCTAAACGTGTTGTCGCAGAGCTGGACCCGCGAAGTGATGGTGGCGATGCGTGGCGCACACTTCGCTCGCAAGCTCCTCGAGCACGAACACTCCGCCGACTTCTCCCGCCAGCCGCCATGCGGTGCATGCGGAAGTTCTAGAGTGGACCTCCGCCGACGACGCAACGGGAAATGGTACTGGCGGTGCTACGCGGAGACATGCCCGAAGCGGACCCCAAGCGGGCGGGGCGGCTGGACGCAAGACATTGTCCTCGGCTCGAGACCAGCGGCTCGGGGTGCAGCCTCGCCTTAG
- a CDS encoding helix-turn-helix domain-containing protein, protein MAGNDVEWAIQQLAAAAESLTLDQRLRIAALLARPVQPEAGAPPAPRQADAESPVLTVEEAAKLLRVGRTTVYDLIRNGRLASVRMGRLRRIRHADLADYLSDLAGRAGELPRP, encoded by the coding sequence GTGGCCGGCAATGACGTGGAGTGGGCGATACAGCAGCTGGCTGCCGCCGCCGAATCGCTCACCCTCGACCAGCGGCTGCGAATCGCGGCGCTGCTGGCCCGACCGGTGCAGCCCGAGGCGGGTGCGCCGCCAGCGCCGCGCCAGGCGGACGCGGAATCGCCGGTGCTGACCGTCGAGGAGGCGGCCAAGCTGCTGAGGGTCGGCCGCACGACGGTCTACGACTTGATCAGGAACGGCCGGTTGGCCAGCGTCAGGATGGGGCGGCTGCGGCGCATCCGACACGCCGACCTGGCCGACTACCTCAGCGACCTGGCCGGACGAGCCGGTGAGCTCCCGCGGCCGTGA
- a CDS encoding tyrosine-type recombinase/integrase encodes MATRRRLHLARHRPVLRPPRRPRAWHPNSVSQRFRRLIKRGGFPPIRLHDLRHGAATIALEAGIDIKVVSEQLGHSTTTLTRDTYQSVAKELHHEAAGAVAERIKAKRRTAA; translated from the coding sequence ATGGCAACTCGCCGCCGGCTCCACCTGGCCCGACACCGGCCTGTTCTTCGTCCACCCCGACGGCCCCGAGCCTGGCACCCCAACTCGGTCTCCCAGCGCTTCCGCCGCCTAATCAAACGCGGCGGCTTCCCACCCATCCGCCTGCACGACCTACGCCACGGCGCCGCCACCATCGCTCTCGAAGCCGGCATCGACATCAAAGTCGTCTCCGAACAACTCGGCCACTCCACCACCACCCTGACCCGCGACACCTACCAAAGCGTCGCCAAGGAGCTCCACCACGAGGCCGCCGGAGCCGTCGCCGAACGCATCAAAGCCAAACGACGAACCGCGGCCTGA
- a CDS encoding site-specific integrase — translation MLGLAGKNKKQLTEIADLIQNSRRTIGVLPGLETVRQRLRTDSPLAGVPTLAEYLASWVKDVEVDENTRRTYACNITTHLIPHLGDVVLDQLRPHHIHLLVRKIKERNEELLAKKNDPDPAVRKSVAGRRPTGAATRSRIRATLRKAFNDALRHGIIAGVPNPAALVKTSNPRVRPIVWEPERVERWKTTGEVPGPVMVWTDELLADFLDYAAEHAPDLHPMLHLMAYRGTRCGETCGLLDAEVRLRKAEISIINQIAIHGDDRLHHKKPKSEAGNRDVILDPDTVALFTTYKAQRAKWQLAAGSTWPDTGLFFVHPDGPEPGTPTRSPSASAA, via the coding sequence TTGCTCGGACTCGCTGGGAAGAACAAGAAGCAGCTGACCGAGATCGCCGACCTCATCCAGAACAGCCGCCGCACCATCGGCGTCCTACCCGGCCTGGAGACCGTCCGGCAGCGGCTGCGCACCGACAGCCCGCTCGCCGGCGTCCCCACTCTCGCCGAATACTTGGCGAGCTGGGTCAAAGACGTCGAAGTCGACGAGAACACCCGCCGGACCTACGCCTGCAACATCACCACGCATCTCATCCCGCACCTCGGCGACGTCGTCCTCGACCAGCTCCGCCCGCACCACATCCACCTCCTCGTCCGCAAGATCAAGGAACGCAACGAGGAACTGCTCGCGAAGAAGAACGATCCCGACCCGGCCGTACGCAAAAGCGTCGCCGGACGCCGCCCCACCGGCGCCGCCACCCGATCCCGGATCCGCGCCACCCTGCGCAAAGCCTTCAACGACGCGCTGCGGCACGGCATCATCGCCGGCGTCCCCAACCCGGCCGCCCTGGTGAAGACCTCGAACCCCAGAGTCCGGCCGATCGTCTGGGAACCCGAACGCGTCGAACGCTGGAAGACCACCGGCGAAGTCCCCGGCCCGGTCATGGTCTGGACCGACGAACTGCTCGCCGACTTCCTCGACTACGCCGCCGAACACGCCCCCGACCTACACCCGATGCTGCACCTCATGGCCTACCGCGGCACCCGCTGCGGCGAAACCTGCGGCCTGCTCGACGCCGAAGTCCGCCTCCGCAAAGCCGAGATCAGCATCATCAACCAGATCGCCATCCACGGCGACGACCGGCTGCACCACAAGAAACCCAAGAGCGAAGCCGGCAACCGCGACGTCATCCTCGACCCCGACACCGTCGCCCTCTTCACCACCTACAAAGCCCAACGCGCGAAATGGCAACTCGCCGCCGGCTCCACCTGGCCCGACACCGGCCTGTTCTTCGTCCACCCCGACGGCCCCGAGCCTGGCACCCCAACTCGGTCTCCCAGCGCTTCCGCCGCCTAA